GCCGCATCGGCGAGCATCGCATCGTGCTGACCATGGCCACGCAGGTCAGCTGCCGCAACTGGCTGGGACGCCTGTACTTGGCCTCCATCCATCACGTGCATCACCACTACATCGTGCCGAGCATGCTGCGCGCCGCAACGCAGCGCCTACTGCATGCCGAACAGGCGGCAAGCGATGCCTGGCTGGCGCATTCGCCGTGAACGGCTGCGGCGGCGCCATCACCTCGTTTTGTCCTCGCGCTGCCTAGGCTTGGGGTCCCCAATCCCCAGGACACGTCCATGCCCACTCTTCGCCTGCGTATCACCGGTACCGACGACGACGCGCGCGCCATCGCCAACCTGCTGCAGAGCATCGAAGGCATCGAGCACGTGGAAGAAGTCGACGACCTGATGCCGCACCTGGACGACGATGATTCCAGCTCGGCCGGCCTCTCCGATGATGAAGGCCCGGGCAGCCACGAATTCGAAGTGGATGCCGGCAATGAAGCCACTGCGCAGAAGGTGCGCGACGCAGTGCAGGAACTGGCACTGCAGCTGGATGTGTTCGTCGAATACGAATACGACGAAGGCTGAGCATCGCGTCGGGGGCTGCCCAACGCATGCGCGCACCGCTGCGCCGCAGTCGGCGGCAGCCCCTGATCCAATGTTGCCTGCGCCGCCTGCAAGGTGCAGACGGCGCATCCGTCTCAAGACTCCTGTCTAGCGCAATTGGCCTACTCGACATGACACGTCATCTCGGGGCCACGGAACAGCCGCCGCATGCGGGTTCAGGACATCCTGCGGCGCCGTTGGCGCCAGCGCCAGGCCAGCAGCGCCAGCCAGCCGACCACAGCGGCAACCACGCCCACCGGCAGCAGCGCCGCCACCGCACGAATCACGAATGCCACGCTGGCCGCGAACACCTGGCCGAACTCGGCTGCCGCCTCGGCGATCTCGCCCTTGCCCTGTTCGCCCCCGGTGCTGCTGAAATGCAGCGTCAGCAACTGGGTGCGCACGCGACGTTGTTGTTGCGCGGCCTCCTGCTGGGTCTGTTGCGCCTCGGCCTCGATGTCGGCCAGGCGCTTGGAGACCGCCAGCAGGTCGCCCACCGCCAGATCACGGCGTTGCTGCAGCTCCAGCAGCCGCGCGTGTTCCTTCTGCAGCCGCGCCTGCGCCAGCCCGGTATCGGCGATCTGCTGGGCCAGATCCTCGGCGCGCGTGCTGCGCGCGGCCACATCGCCGTGCTGGCCGGCCAGTTGCACCATCGGCTCGACGCCCTCGGGCACCAGTCGCACGCTGACGCTGCCGCCAGGATCGCGCCCGCCGTGCTGCTCCACCGTCAGCAGTGCGCAGGTGCCGTACTGCGCGCTCTGGCAGGCGCTACGCACCGCGGCGATGCGCTCGCCGATCTGATCGGCAGGCAGTTCGATGCGGACATCGTGTTCATAGGCCAGTGCCGCACCGGATGGTACCGGCGCCGGCGGTGCCGCAGCGCCGCCATCGGCCGCCATGTCGCCCTGCGGCCGCGCGCAGCCCGCCAGCATCCACCCGATCAGCAACAGCGCCGCATACCGCGGCAGGCCGCGCCTCACAGGCTGGCTCCATCGACCTTCTGCACGCTGAGCGTGGACAGATCCAGGTCGGGAATGCAGCGCACGTTGACGGCAACATTGGCTTCCCCGGTCTTGGGGTTGGCGCCCTCGCTGAACGGCGCAATGCCGCACGCTGCGCAGTAGTGGTGCGCAATATGCTGCCGATTGAAGCGGTAGCTGCCCATCTCCTGCGCGGCCCCGTGCAGCTGCAGCTGCGAGCGCGCACCAAACCACAGCAGCCCGCCGCGACGGCGGCAGAACGAGCAGTTGCAATCGTAGACTTCGGTGATCGGCGCATCGGTCTCGAGCTCGAACGCGATGCGTCCGCAATGGCAGCTGCCGGCGTACTGCATGGGTTTGCTCCTTGGAAAACAGTGCGATTGGTACATGACTCAGGAACCATGGACCGTTGCCGATGCACCACCGGCCCTGGGTGAGGCCAGCTGCAGTGCCGCTGCGGCAACAGCATGCGGTCGCGCCCGCCTGATCGGGTACCGCTCGGTGGCCACTCTAAACCAATGGCGGATGCGAACGGGCGCACAGATGCCTATGCTGGCGGTTTGCTCTGACCAGGATCCACGATGCGTCAACGCCTGCTTGTCCTCGCCCTGCTTGCCGGCCTCGGTGCCTGCCAGCAACAGCCCCAATCCCCGCGCGCCGATGCCACACCCGCTGCCGGCGCGCAAGATGCACAGAGCCCGGATGCGCGGTTTGCCGCGCTGTCCAAGCGTGCACTCGACACCTGGATGCAGCTGTCGCCGGTCACTGCCACGCAGACCGGCGACCACCGCTTCGATGCGCAGATCGACGACCTCAGCGACGGCGGCCGCCAGCGCAGCCTGGAAGCCAACAAGACCTTGCTGACCGAACTGGACGCGGTCGATGTCGCCAAGCTCTCGCGCGAGAACCAGGTGGACGCCGCCATCCTGCGCAATCAGCTGCAATCGGAGATCTGGAATACCGAGGTGCTGCAGAGCTGGGCCTGGGACCCGCAGGTCTATAACGGCCTGGCCGGCAGCGCGTTGTATGGTCTGATGGCGCGCGAGTTCGCGCCGCTGCCCGAGCGCCTGAGCGCCGCTACTCAACGCATGGAAAAAATTCCCAGCATCTTTGCGCAGGCGCGTGCCAACCTTGACCCGGCACGCGTACCGAAGATCCATGCAGAGACGGTGGCCAAGCAGAACAAGGGCATCCTCAGCATCGTCGACACCTTCATCGCGCCCAACATCAGCCAGCTGGGCCCGATCGAAGCGGCGCGCGCGCAAGCGGCCATCGACAACCTGAAGAAGGCAGTGGCCGAGCAGCAGACCTGGCTGGACACCGTGCTGGTGCCCAACGCCAAGGGCGACTTCCGCATCGGAGCGGAAAAGTACGACCAGAAGCTGAAGTTCGCGCTGCTGTCGTCGCTGTCGCGTGCCGACATCAAGCAGCGTGCCGAGTCCGAACTCAAGCGCGTGCGGGGCGAGATGTACGGCATTGCGCGCACCGTGCTCAAGGACAAGCCCGGCGCTCTCAAGCTGCCCGAATCGCCCAACGACGCGCAGCAGCAGGCCGCGATCGAAGCGGCGCTGGAACTGGCCTATGCCGACAAGCCGGCGCGC
The window above is part of the Xanthomonas campestris pv. badrii genome. Proteins encoded here:
- a CDS encoding DUF885 domain-containing protein, whose translation is MRQRLLVLALLAGLGACQQQPQSPRADATPAAGAQDAQSPDARFAALSKRALDTWMQLSPVTATQTGDHRFDAQIDDLSDGGRQRSLEANKTLLTELDAVDVAKLSRENQVDAAILRNQLQSEIWNTEVLQSWAWDPQVYNGLAGSALYGLMAREFAPLPERLSAATQRMEKIPSIFAQARANLDPARVPKIHAETVAKQNKGILSIVDTFIAPNISQLGPIEAARAQAAIDNLKKAVAEQQTWLDTVLVPNAKGDFRIGAEKYDQKLKFALLSSLSRADIKQRAESELKRVRGEMYGIARTVLKDKPGALKLPESPNDAQQQAAIEAALELAYADKPARDKVVDQAKAALAQSTEFVRQKDLMTLPDSPVDIILMPEFQRGVAVAYCDSPGPLDKNLKTFYAVSPIPDDWNDKQVDSFLREYNTRMIHLLSIHEGTPGHYLEGWHSAKFPSTLRAVLRSGMFAEGWAVYTERMMQEQGYLDNDPLFHLVQLKFYLRTIANAILDQGVHVDGWDRDKAMHLMTHDTFQQESEASGKWVRAQLSSAQLPTYFVGVQEHLDTRKAVQEKLGKDFNLKAYHDKMLSYGAPPVRFARELMLDQPIE
- a CDS encoding GFA family protein, whose product is MQYAGSCHCGRIAFELETDAPITEVYDCNCSFCRRRGGLLWFGARSQLQLHGAAQEMGSYRFNRQHIAHHYCAACGIAPFSEGANPKTGEANVAVNVRCIPDLDLSTLSVQKVDGASL
- a CDS encoding DUF4349 domain-containing protein; its protein translation is MLAGCARPQGDMAADGGAAAPPAPVPSGAALAYEHDVRIELPADQIGERIAAVRSACQSAQYGTCALLTVEQHGGRDPGGSVSVRLVPEGVEPMVQLAGQHGDVAARSTRAEDLAQQIADTGLAQARLQKEHARLLELQQRRDLAVGDLLAVSKRLADIEAEAQQTQQEAAQQQRRVRTQLLTLHFSSTGGEQGKGEIAEAAAEFGQVFAASVAFVIRAVAALLPVGVVAAVVGWLALLAWRWRQRRRRMS